A window from Betta splendens chromosome 1, fBetSpl5.4, whole genome shotgun sequence encodes these proteins:
- the aimp1a gene encoding aminoacyl tRNA synthase complex-interacting multifunctional protein 1a gives MLLARALIKMSSLNPLLRLEQRAAEADQIIEYLKQQVQLLKEKAIVQASVREEKKLMVENAKLKNDIEELKKQLLEKETKRGVREVSTPSAAASVECSLKPSPPKGSDPAPSSSPSAAAAVQSPAPKDESKKKKPEKKGGEKAEKKQAAPNQDDAKVDVSRLDLRVGRIVTAEKHPDADSLYVEQVDVGEASPRTVVSGLVKHIPLEQMQNRMAVLLCNLKPAKMRGVVSQAMVMCASSPDKVEILDPPSGAVPGDRVTFQGFPGEPDKELNPKKKVWEQVQPDLRTDAQCVATYKGAAFEVAGKGMCKAQTMSNSGIK, from the exons AT GCTGCTGGCCCGCGCTTTGATCAAGATGTCAAGTCTCAACCCTCTGTTAAGGCTGGAGCAGCGAGCAGCTGAGGCCGACCAGATCATAGAGTACCTCAAACAGCAAgtccagctgctgaaggagaaagCCA TCGTCCAGGCCAGTgtcagagaagagaagaaacTGATGGTGGAGAATGCCAAACTGAAGAATGACATCGAGGAACTGaaaaaacagctgctggaaaAAGAGACGAAGAGGGGAG TGCGAGAGGTCAGCACgccatcagctgcagccagtgtcGAGTGCAGTTTGAAGCCCTCGCCTCCCAAAGGCTCTGATCCGGCACCGTCgtcctccccctctgctgctgctgctgttcagagCCCCGCTCCCAAAGATGAGAGCAAAAAGAAGAAGCCAGAGAAAAAAG GAGGGGAGAAGGCTGAGAAGAAGCAGGCAGCTCCCAACCAGGACGATGCCAAGGTGGACGTGTCTCGCTTGGACCTGCGCGTCGGACGTATAGTCACAGCCGAGAAGCATCCCGATGCAGACAGTCTCTACGTGGAACAGGTCGACGTGGGGGAGGCTTCACCCAGGACGGTGGTCAGCGGTCTGGTCAAGCACATACCTCTGGAACAG ATGCAGAACCGCATGGCAGTGCTGCTGTGTAACCTGAAGCCAGCCAAGATGAGAGGAGTAGTGTCCCAGGCCATGGTGATGTGTGCCAGCTCGCCAGACAAGGTTGAAATCCTCGATCCTCCGAGTGGAGCCGTGCCAGGGGACAGAGTTACTTTCCAGGGATTTCCAG GTGAACCAGACAAAGAGCTGAACCCCAAGAAGAAGGTGTGGGAGCAGGTTCAGCCGGACCTACGCACGGACGCCCAGTGTGTCGCAACCTACAAGGGAGCTGCTTTTGAAGTCGCCGGCAAGGGAATGTGCAAAGCCCAAACCATGAGCAACAGTGGaatcaaataa